In the Rhinoderma darwinii isolate aRhiDar2 chromosome 13, aRhiDar2.hap1, whole genome shotgun sequence genome, one interval contains:
- the COA3 gene encoding cytochrome c oxidase assembly factor 3 homolog, mitochondrial, producing the protein MAENGRTQGSGTMDAKQEKPSREQIELLRRKEMAYWAKNSGKLRSRNVITGLAIGGIVLGIYGYTFFSVSQEKFLDELEDEAKVVRANYPKTSAN; encoded by the exons ATGGCGGAGAACGGAAGAACGCAGGGGTCAGGCACTATGGATGCCAAGCAGGAGAAACCCAGCAGGGAGCAGATAGAGCTTCTACGGAGGAAGGAGATGGCTTATTGGGCGAAGAATTCCGGAAAGCTGCGGTCAAGAAATGTTATAACCGGCCTGGCAATCGGAGGCATAGTGCTGGGCATCT ATGGATACACCTTCTTTTCTGTGTCTCAAGAAAAGTTTCTGGACGAGCTTGAAGATGAAGCCAAAGTAGTACGAGCAAATTATCCAAAAACATCAGCAAATTGA